DNA from Acidobacteriota bacterium:
TGGTGTTCCTTCGCCGGGGTCGCCGCCCACGGCGGAACGACGCCGCTCGAATTGCGGCGGGACGCTTTTCTCGGCCTGGCCGACTTCGCCCTTCGGGGAACGCGCCACGTCGCCGCAAACCATTACGGCAGCCTCGTGACGATCGGCAAGGCCGTCCTCCATCCCGGATCCTTCAGCGTCGTTCCGGGCCAGACCGACTTTTCGCTCGATTTCAGGAGCTTGTCGGCCGAAGCCCTTGAAAACATGGAAAAGGAACTGCTCGCCCTGGCTCTGGACGTGGGGAAGGCGCGCGGACTGGAGTTCGTCTCCCGGATCGTCGACCGGACCGATCCGGTTGCGGTTTCGCCGCGGATCACCGGATTGCTCGAGGAGGAATGCCGGACGCTCGGCTATCCCTCGATGCGCCTTTCGAGCGGCGCCGGACACGATGCCCAGATCCTGGCCGGGCTCTGCGATTCCGGTCTGATCTTCATCCCCTGCGCCGACGGCCTCAGCCACGCCCCCGGAGAGAGCGCCTCCTGGGACGACATCGAGAAGGGGGCCAACCTCATGCTGGCCGCGCTCGTCCGCCTGGCCGGCGCCTCCTGAAATCCTGGTGGCCCGACACGCACGAACGCGGAATCAATCCGATTCGGGTTTGAAGGCCCGGTCGCGTTTTTTGGCGCCCTGCTTCTTTTTCTCGTCGAGCATTTTGTCCTTCGCCCGCTGAGACCGTTTTCTTTTCTGACGGCGGATCTTGGCGATCCTCTGCGCTTCCTCGCTCTGCGCGCCGAGGACTCGGCTTTCGATTTTGCCGGTCAGAATTCTTCGGGCCAAAAAGCGGTTGATCGCCTGGGACCTTTCCCGCTGGCACTTGACTTCGATCCCGGTCGGAAGGTGCTTGAGATAGACGCAGGTCGCGACCTTGTTGACGTTCTGGCCGCCCCGGCCGCCCGAACGGATGAACTTTTCGACGATGTCGGCCTCGCGGATGCCCAGATCGTCCATTTTTTTCCGGAGAGCTTCCTCTTTATCGGAACTCACGCTGAAAGCGGACATTAAAGAGGGGGCTATTTCTTTTTCTTGCGAACCGAGACGAGGAATTTGCCGCAGTTTTCGCAGACGTAGATGTCGTTGCTGCCCTCGATGGCGGAATACATCTGGGTGGAAATATTGATATTGCAGCCCTGGCAGACGCCGTC
Protein-coding regions in this window:
- a CDS encoding peptide chain release factor-like protein: MSAFSVSSDKEEALRKKMDDLGIREADIVEKFIRSGGRGGQNVNKVATCVYLKHLPTGIEVKCQRERSQAINRFLARRILTGKIESRVLGAQSEEAQRIAKIRRQKRKRSQRAKDKMLDEKKKQGAKKRDRAFKPESD